In the genome of Candidatus Omnitrophota bacterium, the window TCCGCATTGTTTCCATTCAGGATATGGGCGCCCATTTCGACGCTTTTATGGAAAAGGCGGCGGGATTCACGGCGCCGGATCAAATCGAAACTATCGTAAAAAGTCCTTTCGAACTTAAAAGTCTCGACGGCATGGCCAAGGATCAATCCGTCTGGGCTTTTCTTTTTCTGAACGAGATAGACGACTACGAACCCGAAGATTATCTCGTTTGCCGCTATCCCCTCTCCGATGAAAGCCAATTTCTTGCGCAATTCCCATTGGATAAAACCGGCGATGGCGAATACGCCTCCGGCGATTTGCGGATTTGGTCGAGAGACGGCGCCGCCATCCTTTGCAAAAAGAAGGCCGAAGAGATCGTCAAAGCATGGCTAAAGGAAAAAGACTCCTTTTCCCCTGTAAAAGACTGGCCTCGGAAAAACGGCGAAGACGCTGCTCTCTGGATTAACCTTGAAAAAATCCTCGGCCAAGTCGGCGGCGAAATTGAAAAAGAGTTCGAAAATACCGTGCAGCATAAATCGGTTCATGCGGATGCCTTGATCGAAAGCGTTAGTCCCATAGCAGCCATGAAAGCGAAGTGGGGGCTGGACTTGCTGCGCCAGATCGAATCCGTACATCTTTCCCTCGGCTTCTCCGCCGAATCCGCCCTTCTCGAGAAAAATATCCGCATTCGATCTGGATCGCCGCTCGCCCAGTTTTTCGCCGCCTTCACCCCCGCCGATCCCATGCCCCTGCTTTCCGCTCTGCCGGCTCAGGGAATCCTTCATTACTTCGTCAATATTCCGCCTTGCTTTTTCGACATGTCCCGCGAACGCATCTTGCGCGATGCGACAAAAGCGGAAGCGGATGGAAAAGGATTGGGCGAAACATGGACTTTAGCCGCCAAAACGCTGACGGGTCTCCAAGCGGGCGCCGTGGAGCTGGCGGATAAAGAAGATCAGCTGGTTCAATTCACGCATCTCTTCGACGTTTCCAACCGCGAAGCGGCGTTGGAATTGGCGAAGACGCATATCGAATGGATGAAGCGCGCCGCCGCGTCTCTTTTCGACGGCGGCGAAATCCTCTGCTCCATCCAAGATCGTCCCAACGCGGGCAAAGTTGGCGAGTTTCCCTATTCCACCCTGCGCATCGCTTTTGACGCCAAAGATCCCGAATCCCCCCTAAGCAATGAACTTGCCGCTTTCAATGTAAATTTGGAATACGCCGCCGTTGCCAACGCCTTTGCCGTTTCGACGGGGAAAATCGTTCCCGTATTGCAGAAATTAAACCAACCTGCGGCGGCCTCCAACGCATCCGCCTGGCCTGCCGCCGCCGACCGCAGCGCCTTCTTCGCGGCGCGCTTCAATCTCATGCAGCAATTCAAAGCCATCCAACGAGCCCTGGCGAAAGGCCCTATCAATTTGTTAGCAGGATTGCAAATCCCCGAAGCGCCGATGGAGGGATTCGCCATCTCCGTCCAGACGAAAGGCGAAACGTTGACTGGCCGCCTAATCCTTCCATCCAAAGACATCCGCGCCGTGGTTACGCTTTTTATGGGCGAGAAGCCAGCGCTGGGAGAATAATCCCGCGCGGCGATCAATTGCCAAACGCCGTTCTCCACCAATGCTTCTAAATTAAATAACTATGGTTTCAGGTCGGCATAAAGCGTTGAATTCGCGCATTGCTTCAAATTCGGTTAGAACAAGCCGAAGAATGCCTGTAATGAGATATTTACTATTTTTGTGCTAAAATTCCATAAAGCAGGATAGCGCAATGCTGGAGGTCGTCGGCGATGAAACCCAAAACCTTAGACTGCGTGGAGATGAAACGCCAAGGCGCGGTGCTGGTTCAAGTAAAACTCCAAGGGAAAACCACGAACGAACAACTGGAATATTGGAAGCTGCGAACCGAGGAATTGTTGCAGCGTCAAGAAAAGTTGAAAAAATCCAACGATCCTTATCCATCGTCTGAGGCATCGTCTCATTGAGGCAGCCCGCCCTATGGAAACAAGGCAAGATCGATGGCGCATTGGAAACATCGCGGAGAACGCGGAAAATTTGGATGGCGCGGAAAAAATCCCCAAAGCTTTCTCCGTGAAATCCGTCGTCGATCCGAGATATCTGTGATTCAAACGCCCATCGTCCGAATCATGATATTCGCGATGAAAGAATACCCGGGTTTTTTTATCCTGAATATCCTGCAAATCCTGGCCATCCGGATTCGGACAATCCGTGCGGCGCCTTTGAAACAGGAAGGAATTGCAAATGATAATTTCTTACGATGAAGAAGTGGATGCTCTCTATATCCGTTTTCAGGAGACCACCGTGACTACAAAGCATTTAGCCGAAGGAATCGCGGCGGATTACGATCGGGAAGGCTGCCTGGCTGGAATTGAAATATTGGATGCCCTGAAGCGTTTTCAAAATCCGAAAGTTTTTCAACAGGTCATCCTTGAGAATGTGGCATGGCGCCATTAACACCGGAGCCATTCGTGCAGGTGATGCGCTCTTATCTTCTCCAGGAAGGCTGCCTTGAGGAATAACGGCCAGTGGATGGGACGCGGCGCCTGACTCCTCGTGAAGACGCTCCGCCAGGGGGGTATTTTTGTCGGAATCATGATCCCCAGGATGAAAGGACGGCCAGGATTCTTTATCCTGAAAATCCTGCAAATCCTAGCCATCCCGATTCTGACAATCCGGTCGAAGCGCCGCCCCCCGCAAGAAAACAAGATTTTTCTATTTGTTTTTTTTGCATTTTGTTGTACCTTATTTTGCATGATGGAAAACAAACCATTCGTCTCGCGAAGGATCGGGAAGCGGATGGGAATCGTTTTATTTCAAATGACATGACGCCGTCTCATTTGGCGAAGAACGTTTGACAGGAAAAAAGACGATGGAAACCGCGATTCGTCTCCATATCGAAGCCTTGCCGGAAGGTGTTTATCTCGCTACGAGTCCCGATGTTCCCGGTTTGGTGGCGGAAGGACGAAGCGTCGCCGAAGCCGCCGAAATCGCTCAAGGATTAGCGCGTAAAATCGCCGAATCCTGCCTGGAGCATGGCGATCCCTTGCCTCCGGCTTTGGCGGGGGGATTGCAGGAAGCGCAAACGTTCGATTTATTCGTCCCGGTAAGCGTCGGCTGATGGGCAGACTCTCCGGTTTTCACTATCGCGAAGTAGCGCGAAGACTCCGCAAATTGGGGTATGCGTTCGACCGTTCGGGTCCCGGCAGCCATGAGATTTGGCGGCATAAAACGACGGCCCGCAAAGTAACGATTCCGCGCCATTCCCAACCCCTGGCGGAAGGAACGCTAAGAGCCATTTTGCGGGAAGCGGATATCGCAGTCGATGATTTTTTAGACGCATGATTTCCCCAAAAACTTTCCGCTGCCAAGCCGAATCTTAGCGCCTCGTGATAAAGGCTTTTCTCCGCGCCATCCGCGAAAATCCGCGCTATCCGTGATTCGATCGTTTTTGTCCGAATCATGATTTCCCAGATGAAAGAATGACCAGGGTTTTTTATCCTGAAAATCCAGAAAATCCTGGCCATCCCGATTCGGACAATTTCATGACGAGTCCCGCCAATCTCTCCCCCCCCGCTCCGTTTATCCCTATTGGAAGAATATTCCGCCAAAAATGAATTTCGCGTAGATATTACATTATTCTCGCGGTACAATATGACAAAATCGGCGCTATAGGACAGAAAATTGGATTATTTTGCTATTGAATAACCGGTTTTATGATCTGGGAATCTTTCCTATATGGAGGGTACCATCATGAAACAGCGGAAAATTTCTTTGGCGATCATGGCGGCGTGCGTTCTTGTTTCGATGTCGGCGGTTGGGCAGAGTGGGGCGGTGTGGGTGCAGAAAAACCCCGCGACGTCTCCTCAGGCTCGTTTCGCACATGCAATGGCCTACGATGCGGCTCGTGGAAATGTAGTGCTTTTCGGTGGCAGGGATGACACGAATAGCTCGGGTGTTCTAGGGGATACTTGGATATGGAATGGAACGCAATGGACGCAGAAGAATCCCACAAGTGCTCCGTCAGCTCGTGGTGAACATAACATGGTTTATGACGATGCGCGGAATAGAGTGGTTCTTTTTGGAGGTGGGATTCACGGGGGTTCCTACCCTTACTATTCCGACACCTGGGAATGGGATGGTTCCGAGTGGACGCAAGTGGCCACAGCCGGGCCCTCTCCTCGTGGCTTGTTCGGCATGGCCTACGATAATTCGCGGAACAAAGTAGTGCTCTATGGAGGAAATCGTTACACGACTTATTATGCCGATACATGGGAGTGGGATGGAAGTCTGTGGACACAAGTAGCGTCAACTGGCCCAGGTCCTCGCGACACGCAATTCATGGCATACGACGCCAATCGGGCAAGAGTAGTTCTTTTGGGTGGGACCAATGGAATCAGCTGGCTGAAAGATACATGGGAATGGAATGGTGTTCAGTGGATTCAAAGAGACACAGCTGGGCCTGGTGGAGCAGGACGCGGTGCTGGTTGGGCAGCGATGGTTTACGATAACATTCGAAGTAAGGTTGTTCTATTTGGAGGAAATAGCGATATTTCATATGCGAATGACACTTGGGAATGGGACGGAACCCAGTGGACAGAGGTGAATGTATCTGGCCCACCAGGTCGTAGCGAACATGCGATGGCATACGACACAGCGCGTAACAAGATTGTCCTCTTTGGAGGGATAGTCAGCACAAATGCGCCAATCGCCGACACGTGGGAATTAACGTGGGATTTTACATTGACAGCGACGCCAACGCCCCCTCCAACGCCTACGAACACTCCCACCCCTACTTTTACTCCCACCCCCACCCCCGTCTTCACTCCAGTCAACCTTCCGACCATCGTCGTTCCGCTTCCCAACCTCCCCCAAGGCGCAAAGCCGCTGGAGATGGCGCTCATCCCGGCGGGGACGTTTATGATGGGATCGCCGGATAACGAGCAGGATCGGTATTCGAATGAAGGACCGCAGCACCAAGTTACGCTAACCAAATCGTTCTATATGGGAAAATACATAGTGACGCAGGCGCAATGGCAGGCGTTGATGGGGAGCAATCCATCGTCAGGTTATGGCGTTGGATCGAACTATCCTGTGTATTATGTCTCATGGAACGATTGCCAGACATTCATCCAGACATTGAACCAGCTGGGGCAAGGAACTTTCCGTTTGCCGACAGAGGCGGAATGGGAATACTCCTGCCGAGCGGGAACGACAACTCGCTTCTATTGGGGCGATGATTCGAATTACAGCCAGATCGGGAACTATGCGTGGTATAGTAATAATTCAGGGAGTCAAACCCATGAAGTCGGATTAAAACTGCCCAATGCATGGGGGCTATATGACATGAGCGGGAACGTATTGGAATGGTGCCAGGATTTGTGGGGGGGGTATAGTTCTGTGCCGCAAATAGATCCAACTGGCGCAATTAGCGGTTCGGGCCGTCCGGGACGCGGCGGCTGCTGGCTCGATGTCAATGGGGATCAACGTTCGGCCTCTCGCAACGGGCTCATCCAGGACACTACATACTTTTATGTGGGTTTTCGAGTTGTTAGAGAATATACGACACCAACACCTACGAATACTCCACCCCCTACCCCTACAAACACGCCGACTTTTACCCATACTCCAACTTATACAAGCACCCCGACATTCAACCCGATTATCACTCCGGTTCCCACCTCCTCGCCGTCAGCCGTGCAGCCGACCGTCAATTTCAGCGCCGGTTCTTATAATATCGTCGAGAACGCGGGCAAGGCTACGATTACGGTTTTACTCAGCAACGCTTACACTAGCGCCGTCTCGGTGAAATACTCAACAATGAACGGAACAGCAAGTTCCTTGTCGGATTATATATCCGCTAATGGGACGCTTTCGTTCAATCCCGGCGAAGTGAGCAAATCGTTCGATGTCTCAATTCTTGACGATTCGGTTTTTGAAGGCAATGAGACTGTCATTTTGATGTTGTCCGAACCAACGAACGCGACGTTGGCTTCCAATTACAACAATGTCATTTTGATGATTTACGACAACGATCCTACGCCCACGCCGACATTTACGCCCACGCCGAGTCCCACATCGACGCCTACGCGCATGCTGGACGCACCAACGGATACGCAGACGCCGACCTTTACCTCGACGCCGACGCCGACGAATTCGCCTACCTTCACCCCCACGAACACGCCGACGATACCGGAAGGGGTCGTATTTGCGGGATTGGTTACCCGAGGCAACATCCCGGTTGTGGGAGCCACCGTCATGCTGGGGATTTATACG includes:
- a CDS encoding DUF2283 domain-containing protein, with translation MIISYDEEVDALYIRFQETTVTTKHLAEGIAADYDREGCLAGIEILDALKRFQNPKVFQQVILENVAWRH
- a CDS encoding type II toxin-antitoxin system HicB family antitoxin, giving the protein METAIRLHIEALPEGVYLATSPDVPGLVAEGRSVAEAAEIAQGLARKIAESCLEHGDPLPPALAGGLQEAQTFDLFVPVSVG
- a CDS encoding type II toxin-antitoxin system HicA family toxin yields the protein MGRLSGFHYREVARRLRKLGYAFDRSGPGSHEIWRHKTTARKVTIPRHSQPLAEGTLRAILREADIAVDDFLDA